One stretch of Candidatus Neomarinimicrobiota bacterium DNA includes these proteins:
- a CDS encoding FAD-binding oxidoreductase: protein MKNYDVIVTGAGSIGVPLSYYLSRKGFKTAVIEKNHSAGRGQNRAAIGGIRATHSDPAKIQICKRSLEIVRHFKEVYGYDVGWFQGGYLFPAYTQKDEIALKELLTIQHEHQLNIYWADRKEVESRVPGISSAGLRGGTFSPEDGSASPLKLIDAYTCLARDAGVDFFFDETVEDYKRDAGKILSVKTNKDVYSAALFVDASGADSRELNAKLGLDIPVFPDSHEGGITEPVKRFFEPMVVDIRPGKGSSNFYFYQNDEGQVVFCITPEPPIKGKDCENTSEFLPMISRRMVELYPRLRHLRVRRIWRGLYPMTPDGFPLVGWAPGLDNYFLLAGMCGQGFMLGSGLGEITAEILSDTFHEYDHILHQLRPDRSFKETEKLK, encoded by the coding sequence ATGAAAAATTATGATGTGATTGTGACCGGTGCGGGAAGTATCGGAGTTCCTTTAAGTTATTATCTCTCCCGGAAGGGGTTTAAAACTGCCGTTATCGAAAAGAACCATTCTGCCGGAAGGGGACAGAATCGGGCGGCTATCGGCGGCATCAGGGCTACTCACTCCGATCCGGCTAAAATTCAAATCTGTAAACGCAGCCTGGAAATTGTCCGACATTTTAAAGAGGTTTACGGGTATGATGTGGGCTGGTTTCAGGGAGGATACCTTTTTCCTGCCTATACTCAAAAGGATGAAATTGCCCTGAAAGAACTTTTAACAATCCAGCATGAACACCAACTGAATATTTATTGGGCGGACAGGAAAGAGGTGGAATCCCGGGTTCCCGGCATTTCTTCTGCCGGCTTGAGAGGCGGAACTTTTTCTCCGGAGGATGGATCAGCCAGCCCCCTGAAACTCATTGATGCCTATACCTGTCTGGCAAGGGATGCCGGTGTCGATTTCTTCTTTGATGAAACCGTAGAGGATTATAAAAGAGATGCAGGTAAAATTCTTTCAGTAAAAACAAATAAAGATGTATATAGTGCTGCTCTTTTTGTCGATGCCAGCGGCGCGGATTCCAGGGAACTGAATGCCAAATTGGGACTGGATATCCCTGTTTTTCCGGATTCTCATGAAGGAGGAATCACAGAACCGGTTAAACGGTTTTTTGAACCCATGGTTGTGGATATTCGTCCCGGAAAAGGCTCTTCAAATTTCTATTTTTATCAAAATGATGAAGGACAGGTTGTTTTTTGTATTACACCTGAACCACCCATTAAAGGCAAAGATTGTGAGAATACTTCGGAATTTCTGCCGATGATTTCCAGGCGGATGGTTGAACTCTATCCCCGCCTGAGGCATCTGAGAGTTCGAAGGATTTGGCGCGGACTCTATCCTATGACACCGGATGGTTTTCCTCTGGTGGGCTGGGCTCCGGGCTTGGATAACTATTTTTTGCTGGCGGGAATGTGTGGTCAGGGCTTTATGCTGGGCTCCGGGCTTGGAGAGATAACAGCGGAAATTTTATCCGATACTTTTCATGAATATGACCATATCCTGCATCAACTTCGCCCTGACAGATCGTTTAAAGAAACTGAAAAACTTAAATAA
- the mtaB gene encoding tRNA (N(6)-L-threonylcarbamoyladenosine(37)-C(2))-methylthiotransferase MtaB, translating to MTQKTVSFHTLGCKLNQAETDALRTAFSEQGWIVVPFRQAADVTVINSCTVTNQADRKTRSAIYQAVKASPHGKIAVIGCLPQVAADSVSRIEGVDLILGNRDKFRILEFLDDLPPKSDSPLICIGDEDQDIYPENIFISSTGNRNRAFIKIQEGCANYCTFCVIPYARGKPVSRSFTDAMEETRKLVTDHHYKEIVLTGIDIGAYRDGDHDLLDLIRALEKIDGLLRIRISSIEMNTLTDALIDHIAGSRITAPHFHLSLQAGSDTILKAMNRKYNCREFAEKVTYIREKIPMASIGTDIITGFPGETESLFLETCRFIETLKFSYLHIFRFSPKKGTPAAIFKDQVSENEKIRRSQILHKLDRNLRFHYASQFSGKTVRVLWESENEKDAKGFNEYYIQTITGKHQAKLNEMNDVSIVSVHGDILRGCIL from the coding sequence TTGACACAGAAAACCGTATCATTTCATACATTAGGATGTAAACTTAATCAGGCGGAAACAGACGCCTTGAGAACCGCTTTTAGTGAACAGGGGTGGATTGTTGTGCCATTCAGACAAGCGGCGGATGTGACGGTGATTAATTCGTGTACCGTGACAAACCAGGCGGACAGAAAGACCCGCAGCGCGATTTATCAGGCGGTAAAAGCGTCACCCCATGGGAAAATTGCCGTCATTGGGTGTCTGCCCCAGGTGGCGGCGGACAGCGTATCCCGTATTGAGGGTGTGGACCTGATTTTGGGAAACCGTGATAAATTCAGGATTTTAGAATTCCTGGATGATTTACCTCCCAAGTCTGACAGTCCCTTAATCTGTATCGGCGATGAAGATCAGGATATTTACCCTGAAAACATTTTTATCAGCAGTACGGGAAACCGGAATCGGGCTTTTATAAAAATTCAGGAAGGTTGTGCAAATTACTGTACATTTTGTGTGATTCCCTATGCCCGGGGCAAGCCGGTAAGCAGGTCCTTTACCGATGCCATGGAAGAGACAAGAAAACTGGTGACAGATCATCACTATAAAGAGATTGTTCTGACAGGAATAGATATTGGAGCCTATCGGGACGGGGATCATGATTTGCTGGATCTTATCCGTGCTCTGGAAAAGATAGACGGGCTTTTACGAATCCGGATATCATCCATAGAAATGAACACCCTCACAGATGCTCTGATTGATCATATTGCCGGTTCCCGGATCACAGCCCCTCATTTTCATCTGTCTCTCCAGGCTGGTTCAGATACTATCCTAAAAGCCATGAACCGGAAGTACAACTGCCGTGAATTTGCAGAAAAAGTAACGTATATCCGTGAAAAAATCCCGATGGCATCCATTGGGACGGATATTATCACCGGATTCCCCGGTGAAACTGAATCGCTTTTTCTGGAAACCTGTCGTTTTATTGAAACACTGAAATTCAGCTATCTCCATATATTCCGCTTTTCCCCGAAAAAGGGAACGCCGGCTGCTATTTTTAAAGATCAGGTATCTGAAAATGAAAAAATCAGGCGTAGCCAAATTCTGCACAAGCTGGACAGAAACCTCCGTTTTCACTATGCCTCTCAATTTTCCGGAAAAACAGTCCGCGTTTTGTGGGAATCGGAAAACGAGAAGGATGCAAAAGGTTTTAATGAATATTATATTCAGACGATAACCGGAAAACACCAGGCTAAGCTGAATGAAATGAATGATGTGAGCATTGTTTCGGTACATGGAGACATACTTAGAGGATGCATTCTGTGA
- a CDS encoding (2Fe-2S)-binding protein, with protein sequence MQKRILKHPILTVPDKPEMVSFTCDGKSYQGIKGEPVATALIANGIYVLSRHPKNHAARGIYCANGQCSHCTLIINGKPQKSCVTPLEENMSVQLLDGLPEIPYDDTVYHGTSQKEYNCDVLVVGGGPSGLTGALECAEMGYSVLIAEDKDRLGGKLLLQTHKFFGSVEDCYAGTRGIDIARILSEKVRNHPNIKILLNSPIVAIYEDGYAGVFADNKYYGRIAFRGLMISAGARERSLVFPGNDLPGVYGAGAFQTLVNRDLVLSSKRIFIVGSGNVGLIAAYHALQAGIEVAGICDILPEVTGYKVHADKIRRMGVPVWLNHTILSAEGKDILENITIAQVDESFRPLLDTAKTFQVDTLLIAAGLTPIDEYYDVAKRYGFPVVKAGDAGEIAEASSAMFGGRLAARELSRRMGKEMPVREEWYHKAELLKSKPGRTWEIPAIQLKETFQPVIRCSQEIPCNPCVASCPVNAIRLKRRRNDLMDIPEYIGGCTGCGKCVSICPGLAIVLARKKNEKQAEVVLPFEFIPEFSTGSQIPLRDAEGHDIGEGEVLRIRYDKKTKTHLIHVIVPLEKATSVAGIRVQNPEVTRYRPNPTPEYFPDHALVCQCEQVTAGEIVQFIRKHHVRDMNHLKVLRAGMGACGGKNCTVHYPALFKKAGVDLKDVVPVKYRPLSVEIPLKSIVNEEDPHEKL encoded by the coding sequence ATGCAGAAGCGCATTCTTAAACACCCCATCTTAACTGTTCCCGATAAGCCTGAAATGGTTTCATTTACATGTGATGGTAAATCCTATCAGGGAATAAAAGGAGAGCCTGTTGCTACGGCATTGATTGCCAACGGCATTTATGTATTGTCGCGGCACCCTAAAAATCATGCTGCCAGAGGAATTTACTGTGCCAACGGCCAGTGTTCTCATTGCACACTGATCATCAACGGTAAACCGCAAAAATCCTGTGTTACACCCCTGGAAGAAAATATGTCCGTGCAACTTCTGGATGGTTTGCCTGAAATCCCTTATGACGACACGGTATATCATGGTACATCCCAGAAAGAGTACAATTGTGATGTGCTGGTGGTGGGAGGCGGTCCATCGGGACTCACAGGAGCCCTTGAATGTGCTGAAATGGGGTATTCGGTACTTATCGCCGAAGACAAAGACCGCCTGGGGGGTAAATTACTGCTTCAAACGCATAAGTTCTTTGGTTCTGTGGAAGACTGTTATGCCGGAACTCGGGGAATTGACATTGCCCGGATTCTATCAGAGAAAGTCCGGAACCATCCCAATATTAAAATTTTATTGAATTCACCCATTGTGGCAATTTACGAAGATGGTTATGCCGGTGTCTTTGCAGACAACAAATACTATGGCAGAATTGCCTTCAGGGGATTGATGATCAGTGCAGGTGCCAGAGAGCGATCTCTGGTTTTTCCCGGGAATGATCTCCCCGGTGTATATGGCGCCGGTGCCTTTCAGACACTGGTTAACCGGGATTTGGTTTTGTCATCGAAGCGGATTTTTATTGTTGGCAGCGGCAACGTGGGACTCATTGCAGCCTATCACGCCCTGCAGGCCGGCATTGAAGTTGCCGGGATATGTGATATACTTCCGGAAGTGACAGGATATAAGGTTCATGCGGACAAAATCAGGCGAATGGGGGTTCCTGTCTGGCTGAATCATACCATTTTATCGGCAGAAGGGAAGGATATTTTAGAGAATATCACCATTGCACAGGTGGATGAGTCATTCAGGCCTCTATTGGATACGGCAAAAACTTTTCAGGTGGATACACTCCTGATCGCTGCCGGACTCACGCCTATTGATGAATATTATGATGTGGCAAAGCGTTATGGTTTTCCCGTTGTAAAGGCCGGGGATGCCGGTGAAATTGCTGAAGCCTCATCAGCTATGTTTGGTGGAAGACTGGCTGCCCGGGAATTGTCCCGTCGGATGGGAAAAGAAATGCCTGTCCGGGAAGAGTGGTATCACAAGGCTGAACTTTTAAAAAGTAAACCTGGAAGAACCTGGGAGATACCGGCCATTCAGCTGAAAGAAACATTTCAGCCGGTGATTCGCTGTAGCCAGGAAATTCCCTGCAATCCTTGTGTGGCGTCATGTCCCGTTAATGCAATCCGCCTTAAACGCCGTCGTAACGATTTGATGGATATCCCTGAATATATCGGAGGTTGTACGGGATGTGGTAAGTGTGTGTCCATTTGTCCCGGTCTTGCGATTGTCCTGGCCCGAAAAAAAAACGAAAAACAGGCTGAAGTCGTTTTGCCCTTTGAATTTATTCCCGAATTTTCAACGGGCTCACAAATCCCCCTGAGAGATGCGGAAGGCCATGATATCGGCGAAGGGGAGGTGCTGCGGATCCGTTATGATAAAAAAACAAAAACTCACCTGATTCATGTGATAGTTCCCCTGGAAAAGGCCACATCTGTTGCAGGAATACGTGTTCAGAATCCGGAAGTGACAAGATATCGTCCGAATCCGACCCCTGAATACTTCCCGGATCATGCCCTGGTTTGTCAATGTGAACAGGTAACTGCCGGCGAAATTGTCCAATTTATCCGAAAGCATCATGTCAGGGATATGAACCATTTGAAGGTACTCAGGGCGGGAATGGGAGCCTGTGGTGGGAAAAACTGTACCGTACACTATCCGGCTCTGTTTAAAAAAGCAGGTGTGGATTTGAAGGATGTAGTGCCTGTAAAATACAGACCTCTCAGCGTTGAAATACCTCTGAAATCAATTGTTAATGAAGAAGATCCCCATGAAAAATTATGA
- a CDS encoding deoxynucleoside kinase, whose translation MHSVKPSFIGIAGNIGVGKTTFTRMLCDYYGWEPHFEVVVDNPYLSDFYADMKKWSFHLQIFFLGKRFKVQKKIQNLTQTIVQDRTIYEDAMIFAKSIHEFGNMSDRDWDCYREIFYEMTSYLKKPDLIVYLQASTDSLISRIRKRGRDYEQSIDPEYLHLLNIHYDNWIHSLQESGEINTLVIPTDNKDFVADEGFRVESFRLIYQILQNSKK comes from the coding sequence ATGCATTCTGTGAAACCTTCTTTTATCGGAATCGCCGGAAATATCGGTGTCGGAAAAACCACTTTTACCCGGATGCTTTGCGACTATTATGGTTGGGAGCCGCATTTTGAAGTGGTTGTGGATAATCCATACCTTTCAGATTTTTATGCGGATATGAAAAAATGGAGCTTCCACCTGCAAATATTTTTTCTTGGTAAGCGCTTTAAGGTCCAGAAAAAAATTCAGAATCTTACACAAACCATTGTTCAGGACCGGACCATCTATGAAGATGCCATGATTTTTGCTAAAAGCATTCATGAATTTGGTAATATGAGTGACAGGGACTGGGACTGCTATCGTGAAATATTCTATGAAATGACATCCTATCTGAAAAAGCCGGATCTGATTGTTTATCTCCAGGCTTCTACTGATTCCCTCATTTCCCGAATCCGGAAACGGGGAAGGGATTATGAACAATCCATCGATCCTGAATACCTGCATTTATTGAATATTCACTACGATAACTGGATCCACTCACTCCAGGAAAGCGGCGAAATTAATACTCTGGTTATACCGACAGATAATAAAGATTTTGTTGCCGACGAAGGATTCCGGGTGGAATCTTTCCGCTTAATCTATCAAATTTTGCAAAATTCCAAAAAATGA
- a CDS encoding glucose-1-phosphate thymidylyltransferase produces MKLRKALITAGGKGTRLRPITYVHNKHLIPLVNKPMLQYAIEYVASAGIKEIGIITNPDFEDLEKTFGNGEMFGVRLTYIPQEAPLGLAHAVITGESFLKGEPFVYYLGDNILRGGIQQFLNAFHENKSDCHLVLSKVRDPQRFGVPQIVDERIVSIEEKPEKPKSDYAVTGIYLYNESIYEAVHAIQPSPRGELEISDAHQYMIEHNRKVTYSEITGWWKDTGKPEDLLEANRMLLQDVQNQHLGCSDDKSVLTGNVFLSEGSVVENSIIRGPVHVGKNCRILNSYLGPYTCIGNGCEILNSEIEYSILMDDAAIREVDIRIESSILGKSAVIRKTEGIPANHRFIIGDQSQVQIR; encoded by the coding sequence ATGAAACTCAGAAAAGCCCTGATCACGGCGGGAGGGAAGGGAACACGACTGCGCCCCATTACCTATGTTCACAACAAACATCTCATTCCTTTGGTTAATAAACCGATGTTACAATATGCCATTGAGTATGTGGCTTCAGCCGGGATTAAAGAGATTGGAATTATCACCAATCCGGATTTTGAGGATCTGGAAAAAACTTTTGGAAATGGGGAAATGTTTGGCGTGCGCCTGACCTACATTCCACAGGAAGCGCCGTTGGGACTAGCCCATGCAGTGATAACCGGAGAATCCTTTTTAAAAGGGGAACCATTTGTTTATTATCTGGGAGACAATATTCTCAGAGGGGGGATACAACAATTCCTGAATGCATTTCATGAAAACAAATCAGATTGTCACCTGGTTTTATCCAAGGTTCGGGATCCCCAGCGTTTTGGCGTACCCCAGATTGTCGATGAACGTATTGTATCAATTGAAGAAAAACCGGAAAAGCCCAAAAGTGACTATGCCGTTACAGGCATTTATCTTTATAACGAATCAATTTATGAAGCCGTTCATGCCATTCAACCCAGTCCCCGCGGCGAGCTGGAAATTTCCGATGCCCATCAATACATGATTGAGCATAACCGAAAAGTTACGTACTCAGAAATCACAGGCTGGTGGAAAGACACAGGCAAACCGGAAGATCTGCTTGAAGCCAACCGGATGCTTCTTCAGGATGTGCAGAATCAACATTTGGGTTGTTCCGACGATAAGTCCGTCCTGACCGGTAATGTCTTTTTATCAGAAGGCAGCGTCGTGGAAAACAGCATTATTCGCGGTCCGGTGCATGTTGGAAAAAACTGCCGCATTCTCAACAGCTATTTGGGTCCCTATACCTGTATCGGGAACGGGTGTGAAATTTTAAATTCGGAAATTGAATATTCTATTCTCATGGATGATGCCGCCATCCGGGAAGTTGATATCCGGATTGAAAGTAGTATTTTGGGAAAATCCGCCGTGATTCGAAAAACCGAAGGAATACCCGCCAATCACCGTTTTATAATCGGTGACCAGAGCCAGGTCCAGATTCGCTGA
- the nadB gene encoding L-aspartate oxidase, whose amino-acid sequence MKRIKTDYLVIGSGIAGLTFALKVADHGTVAILTKKTAGESNTRYAQGGIAAVTSDDDQFEYHFRDTLKAGADLCHEDAVRILVSEGPDRIKDLISWGVKFSRDDTKNLDLAREGGHRVKRILHASDMTGDEIEKTLLDKAINHPNVRIFENYTAIDLITEHQVLDNLQYAFNVCFGVYALNNVSCEVEAFRADYTLLAGGGASRVYLHTTNPEIATGDGIAMAYRAGTKIANMEFIQFHPTALYDPEHEPFLISEALRGFGGILRNGRGERFMSRYDEAKELAPRDIVARAIDSEMKINGDKYVFLDMTGLPASDVKNRFPNIYRHCKKYLDLDITRDMIPVVPAAHYVCGGIMTNLNGQTSMHNLLASGENAHTGVHGANRLASNSLLEAVVFSHRAASKVLQKPGPQFKVTIPDWDDSGVENDEEWGVLRHNRIEIQTIMWDYVGIIRSKNHLIRAMRRINLLYDEIEDYYKRTRVSKGLLELRNLTTIAYLITRSALSREESRGLHYRTDFPHKQEKLLKDTVI is encoded by the coding sequence TTGAAGCGCATTAAAACAGATTATCTTGTTATCGGCAGTGGCATTGCCGGACTGACCTTTGCTTTGAAAGTTGCAGACCACGGAACCGTGGCCATTTTAACAAAAAAAACGGCGGGAGAAAGTAATACCCGCTATGCCCAGGGTGGCATCGCTGCCGTAACATCAGATGATGATCAGTTTGAATACCATTTCAGAGATACCTTAAAAGCAGGTGCCGATTTGTGTCATGAAGATGCTGTGCGGATTCTGGTGAGTGAAGGTCCCGACAGGATTAAGGATCTGATCTCATGGGGGGTGAAATTCTCACGGGATGACACAAAAAACCTGGATCTGGCCCGGGAGGGCGGACACCGGGTAAAACGTATTCTTCATGCATCAGATATGACGGGGGACGAAATCGAAAAAACCCTTCTGGATAAAGCAATCAACCACCCCAATGTCCGGATTTTTGAGAACTACACGGCCATTGACCTGATTACCGAACATCAGGTATTGGATAATCTTCAGTATGCATTCAATGTGTGCTTTGGTGTATATGCCTTAAATAATGTTTCCTGTGAAGTGGAAGCTTTCAGGGCGGATTATACACTGCTGGCAGGAGGGGGAGCGTCAAGAGTCTATCTTCATACGACGAATCCCGAAATTGCCACGGGTGATGGCATTGCCATGGCGTACCGGGCAGGCACAAAAATCGCCAATATGGAATTTATCCAGTTTCATCCTACGGCACTGTATGATCCGGAACACGAGCCGTTTCTTATCTCTGAGGCCTTGCGAGGCTTTGGAGGCATCCTGAGAAACGGCCGGGGTGAACGGTTCATGTCCCGTTATGATGAAGCAAAAGAGCTGGCTCCACGGGATATTGTGGCCCGGGCAATTGACAGTGAGATGAAAATAAACGGGGACAAATATGTTTTTCTGGATATGACCGGGCTCCCGGCGAGCGACGTGAAAAACAGATTTCCCAATATCTACCGGCACTGCAAAAAATATCTGGATCTGGACATAACACGTGACATGATTCCTGTTGTTCCGGCGGCACACTATGTTTGTGGCGGTATTATGACCAATCTGAACGGGCAAACCTCGATGCACAATCTTCTGGCCAGCGGTGAGAACGCCCATACCGGTGTTCACGGAGCCAACCGCCTGGCATCCAACAGCCTGCTGGAAGCTGTCGTCTTCAGCCATCGTGCCGCCTCGAAGGTATTGCAGAAACCCGGTCCCCAATTTAAGGTGACGATTCCTGATTGGGACGACTCAGGTGTGGAAAATGATGAGGAATGGGGAGTGCTGCGACATAATCGCATTGAAATTCAAACCATTATGTGGGATTACGTGGGGATTATTCGTTCAAAAAATCATCTGATCCGGGCTATGCGACGAATTAATTTACTGTATGATGAAATTGAAGATTATTATAAACGGACCCGTGTTTCAAAAGGATTGCTTGAATTAAGGAATTTAACAACAATAGCTTATCTCATCACCCGGTCTGCTTTAAGCAGGGAAGAAAGCCGCGGGCTCCATTACAGGACGGATTTTCCCCATAAACAGGAAAAATTACTTAAAGATACTGTAATATAA
- a CDS encoding branched-chain amino acid aminotransferase, which yields MKIEKVKTSRKGSINYSNLGFGKYFSDHMLVLDYKNKEWEEPRIIPYQPMCIEPANITLHYGQCVFEGQKAFKGIDGKIRLFRLDSHYRRLVNSSKRMFIPEVPEDVYKESVKKLVNLDRDFIPTEWGTSLYLRPFIIAMDNTLGLKVSETYRLMVITSPVASYYEEGLNPIRIEVNTQFSRVVKGGLGEVKAAANYAASLYATQTAKQKGFPQVLWLDGKEHKYVDEVGTMNIMFVIDGTLITPSLDDGTILPGITRDSVLKIARDWGWPVEERRIAFNEVVDAYKRGVLEEVFGTGTAAIISPVGELCYEGEAMVVNDRKIGPKSQKLYDTITGIQYGKLDDKFGWLTVIDDDK from the coding sequence ATGAAAATTGAAAAAGTAAAAACATCCCGAAAAGGATCGATTAACTATTCAAACCTTGGATTTGGAAAATATTTTTCCGATCACATGTTGGTCTTGGACTATAAAAACAAAGAGTGGGAAGAACCACGGATTATTCCTTATCAACCTATGTGTATCGAACCGGCAAATATTACCCTGCATTATGGACAATGTGTTTTTGAAGGGCAAAAAGCTTTTAAAGGGATTGACGGGAAGATCCGGCTTTTCAGACTGGATAGTCATTACAGGCGCCTTGTGAATTCGTCCAAAAGGATGTTCATTCCTGAAGTCCCGGAAGATGTTTACAAAGAATCGGTTAAAAAACTGGTGAATTTGGACCGGGATTTCATCCCGACGGAATGGGGGACATCTCTCTATCTGCGCCCCTTTATCATTGCCATGGACAATACCCTCGGGTTGAAAGTATCTGAAACATACCGGTTGATGGTGATTACATCGCCAGTGGCATCTTATTACGAAGAAGGATTAAATCCCATTCGTATCGAAGTAAATACCCAATTCAGCCGTGTAGTCAAAGGCGGATTGGGCGAGGTTAAAGCTGCCGCCAATTATGCAGCCAGCCTCTATGCAACACAGACGGCAAAACAAAAAGGATTTCCTCAGGTTTTATGGCTGGATGGAAAAGAACATAAATATGTGGATGAAGTGGGTACCATGAACATCATGTTTGTGATTGACGGGACATTGATCACGCCTTCTCTTGATGATGGGACCATTTTGCCGGGTATTACCCGGGACAGTGTGCTGAAGATTGCCCGGGATTGGGGATGGCCCGTGGAAGAACGCCGGATTGCCTTCAATGAGGTTGTGGATGCCTATAAACGGGGAGTTCTTGAGGAGGTCTTTGGAACAGGAACAGCCGCCATTATTTCTCCGGTTGGCGAACTCTGCTATGAAGGGGAAGCGATGGTTGTTAACGACCGAAAGATCGGACCAAAATCACAAAAACTTTATGATACCATCACAGGTATTCAGTACGGAAAATTAGACGATAAATTCGGATGGCTTACAGTCATTGATGACGATAAATAA